CTGTTGGCCGCCGCCCACGCCATCGTTGCCGGCACGTATGTGGTGTGGGGCCGCCCCCGAGCCGGCCTGCCCCACGCTCGGACCGCCTACCGGCTGACGGCCGAACAGACCGACGTGCTGGCTCGGCTGCGGGCCCACGGCCCCCTGGCCCACCTGTTGTGGCTAGCCGGTCGGTTTGAGGAGGGCTTGCAGATCGCCAGCGCCGGACTCGACCTGATTCAACACCACCGCCTCTTGGAGACCCAGCCGGGCAAGAGCGCCGCATCGGTGATGCAGTGTCTGGCCGTGTCCGGACTGTGCAACGGATTTTTGGGCAGTCTGGCACTGGGCTTCCAGCAACTGGGTCAGGCCAGGGCGGTGGCCAGCCAGCACCTCCGCCACCTTCCCCAAGCCCTTCCCCACTGGGGTTTGGCCCTGTTGCACGCCCTGCGGGGTGAGGCCGACCTGGCCGAGCACGAGGCCAGCGCTGGTTTAGACCTGATGCGGGAAGTCGGCGCCCCGGCCTCACTGCTGATGGCCGGCGCCGTCCACGAATACGCGGGTCTGCTGGGCGTGGCCGCCGGGCAGGTGTCAAACCCGTCTATCACCGGTCTGGCCACAAGCTGGCAGCAGAAAGGCGTGTACGCCGAGCTGATCGGCAGCTGGTATGCCGAGGCTCTGTTAAGCCTGGGGCGGGTGGCTACCGCCGTCCTTGTCCAGGCCGAGCACAGCCACAGCCGCTGGTTTGTGTATTCGGCCCACCGTGTCCTGGGTCGTATTCTGGCCCAGCGTGAACCGTCGGACCGGCCGGCCGCTCGGACCCACCTGACACGCGCCCTGGACTACGCCGAGCAGATGCACAGCCGGCCCTTCCAGGCCCACAGCGCGCTGGCCCTGGGCGAGTTTCTGGCGCGTACCGGTCGGGGTGACGACCAGAGCCCGGCCCGAACCTATCTGAGCCAGGCGGCGGACCTGTGCGCTGCCCTTGAGCTGCCGGCCGACGGCGCGCGGGCGCGCAGCCTGCTGGCCGATGTGGCCCAATCGGCCTGAGTTTCGTCCGCCCCCCTTTTGGACCAGCGCGCCGTGCTGTAGTACAGTAGGGAAAAAGGGAGAGTTCTTTTCCGGGAGGGTACAAGATGGAGAGTACCAGCATCACGCTAACCCGTTATCTGTTAATGCAGCAGCGCGAGCATCCGGGTGCGACCGGAGAGTTCTCGATGCTGCTGTCGCAAATCGCGTTTGCGGCCAAAACAATATCCCGAGAGCTCGGCCGGGCCGGTCTGGTCGATATTTTGGGCGCCTCGGGCGAGATCAATATCCAGGGTGAAGTCCAGCAGAAGCTTGACCAGATCAGCAACGATGCCTTCCTGGCAGCCTTTGCCAACGGCCAGCTGGTGTCCGAGATGGTATCCGAGGAAATGGAACATCCCACCCCGATTCAGGGCAATGAGGAAAAGGGCAAATACGTCATTTTCGTCGATCCGCTCGACGGCTCGTCAAACCTGGATGTCAACGTGACGGTCGGCTCTATCTTTTCGGTCCACCGCCGCCCGGAGGGGAAAAAAGGCGCCGCGTTGGTGGACGCCCTCCATCTGCGCGGGCGTGGTCAGGTGGCGGCCGGCTATGCCCTGTACGGCCCCAGCACGACGCTGGTCTACACCACCGGCCAGGGCGTGCACGGCTTCACCCTGGACCGCAGCATTGGCGACTTCCTGCTGTCCCACGAACATATCCGTATTCCGCAGCACGGTTCGACCTACAGCATCAACGAGGGCCGTCGCAACACCTGGTTTGCCCCGACCCGCGCCTATATCGACTATCTGCAAGAGACCGACAGCCAGACCAAGCGGCCCTACTCGGGTCGCTATATCGGCTCCCTGGTGGCCGACTTTCACCGCACCCTGCTCAAAGGCGGCGTCTTCCTCTACCCGGCTGACCCCAAGAACGCCAAGGGCAAGCTGCGGCTCATGTATGAGGCCGCCCCGCTCGGCTTTGTGATCGAACAGGCCGGCGGTCGGGCCAGCGACGGCACCCAGCCCATCCGCGATATCGTCCCCGACAGCCTCCACCAGCGGACGCCGCTGATCATCGGCAGCGCCCAGGACGTGCAGACCGCAGAGTCGTTTTACCAGTAAGACAGGCAAGCGACGGCCGCGCCCAAACGGCCGCTCGATTTTTTCATCCGAATGCCTAGTATAAGGCTGCATACGGCATCCCCAGACAGGCGCAAGACTGAGCGGGGTGAGACAAGGGAGGTAATCACATGACCGAACGTGTTCGTGAGATTCTGAGTTGGTATGAGGGCGACAATCCGGGCACCCGGGCCAATATTGCCCGTCTGCTCAACAGCGGCCGCCTGGCCGGCACCGGCAGACTGGTCATCCTGCCGGTCGATCAGGGCTTCGAGCACGGCCCGGCGCGCAGCTTCGCCCCGAATCCGTCCGGCTATGATCCCGACTACCATTTCCAGCTCGCGCTCGACGCCGGCTGTAACGCCTATGCCGCGCCGCTGGGATTCATCGAAGCCGGAGCCGATACCTTTCTGGACCGGATTCCAACCATTCTCAAGCTCAACAACCACGACGTGCTGCACGACGAAAAAGACCCCCTGTCGGCCGTGACCAGCAGTGTCGATGACGCCCTGCGGCTGGGTTGTGCCGCCGTCGGCTTCACCATCTACCCCGGCTCGTCGGCAGCCCAGACCATGTATGAGCAGCTGCGCGAGATCACCAAGGAGGCCAAATCCAAGGGGCTGGCCGTGGTGGTGTGGTCCTATCCGCGGGGCAGCGACCTGAGCAAGGCCGGGGAGACCGCGGTCGACGTGGTCGCCTACGCGGCCCAGATTGCGGCTCAGCTCGGGGCGCATATCATCAAGGTCAAACCGCCCTCGGCCCACATCGAGCTGGCCGACGCCCAAAAAGCCTACCAGCGCTACCATGTGCCGATCGACAGCCTGGCCGAGCGTATCCGGCATGTGGTCCAGAGCGCGTTCAACAGCAAACGGATTGTGATCTTCTCGGGCGGACCGGCCAAGGGCGACGAGGAATTCTTCGGCGNNNNNNNNNNNNNNNNNNNNNNNNNNNNNNNNNNNNNNNNNNNNNNNNNNNNNNNNNNNNNNNNNNNNNNNNNNNNNNNNNNNNNNNNNNNNNNNNNNNNNNNNNNNNNNNNNNNNNNNNNNGACTCAGAGCGGGTCTGTCCCGCTCCGAGCCGCTCCGGCTCAGCGCGTATCGGCATAAAACGTCTTCAGATAGCTCGGCGACACGCCGATAAAATACAAAAAGCGCAGCAGCCACATCAGCACGATGGTCCGTACAATGCCGTCGCGCTGCCAGCGCCGGGCCGAGGTCACCACCCGCTCGCGCAGACAGGCCAGTTCGCCCTGCCGCTTGAGCCGATAGCTCAGCTCCAGATCCTCCATCAGCTCGGCCTCCCGATAGCCGCCCAGTTCCAGAAAGGTCCGGCTGCGC
This genomic window from Desulfurellaceae bacterium contains:
- the fbp gene encoding class 1 fructose-bisphosphatase, translating into MESTSITLTRYLLMQQREHPGATGEFSMLLSQIAFAAKTISRELGRAGLVDILGASGEINIQGEVQQKLDQISNDAFLAAFANGQLVSEMVSEEMEHPTPIQGNEEKGKYVIFVDPLDGSSNLDVNVTVGSIFSVHRRPEGKKGAALVDALHLRGRGQVAAGYALYGPSTTLVYTTGQGVHGFTLDRSIGDFLLSHEHIRIPQHGSTYSINEGRRNTWFAPTRAYIDYLQETDSQTKRPYSGRYIGSLVADFHRTLLKGGVFLYPADPKNAKGKLRLMYEAAPLGFVIEQAGGRASDGTQPIRDIVPDSLHQRTPLIIGSAQDVQTAESFYQ
- a CDS encoding class I fructose-bisphosphate aldolase, encoding MTERVREILSWYEGDNPGTRANIARLLNSGRLAGTGRLVILPVDQGFEHGPARSFAPNPSGYDPDYHFQLALDAGCNAYAAPLGFIEAGADTFLDRIPTILKLNNHDVLHDEKDPLSAVTSSVDDALRLGCAAVGFTIYPGSSAAQTMYEQLREITKEAKSKGLAVVVWSYPRGSDLSKAGETAVDVVAYAAQIAAQLGAHIIKVKPPSAHIELADAQKAYQRYHVPIDSLAERIRHVVQSAFNSKRIVIFSGGPAKGDEEFFG